The genomic DNA GATGAGGTGGATGCGGCTCGCGGTGCTGGAGGCGAGCACCTGGGTGTACAGGTCCGTCCGGGTGAAGGCCCCATCGAGCAGGCTCACCGCGCCCTCACCCGCGGGCCCGCGCTTGCCGTGGCCGGTGAAGACGAAATAGAGCACGGGCTCGGCGCCCCGGGCCTTGTCCGCGGCCATGCGCGCGTTGAGCCGGGCGAGCGCGTCCCGGAGCGCGGCGCGGGTGGGCGGGGCCGTGCGGGCGGCGAGCCCCGGGTGCAGGGCCTGCGTGTCGGCGTCCAGCACCGTCAGCAGCACCGCCTCCTTCGTCCTCGGCGCCAACAACTCGTGGTAGCGCGCCCCGTCATCGTCGGCATAGCGCAACGGCGCCTGCTGGGGCTCCGTCCCGGTGTTGTTGGCGAGGATGAGCGCGTAGGCGGGCCGCTCGGGCGCGGCGCTCGCGGTGGAGCCCCCGAGGAACACCGCGCAGCCGGCCGCCAGGGCACATCGAAGCAGTCGCATGGAGCCTGGAGTGTCCCCGGGAGACGCGGGACGGAGCAAGGGTGGTCTGGAAAAACCCGGAAAATGGGTGCCCGGCCGCTCCTCTGTCCTCTGGCCAACCTCCGCCGCCTTTTTTCTCAGGAAGTGATCCAACCCCCGCCGCCGCGGACAACTGGGGTCAGCGGGGACGGATGACGCGGGAGGCGGGGCACGCTAAGTGGCCGAGGTGATGGAGTGGGACGCACGGACATTACAGGCTTTCCGCGACGGCGATCCGGAGACGATGGGACGGGTGTACCGGGCGCATGCGGAGGGGTTGGCCAGGATGCTCCGGGGCATGGCCTGGCGGACGCGGGGCGGGGGCCCGTTCCGGGGTGCCCTGGAGGTGGAGAACGCGGTGCTGGAGACGTTCGCGAGGGCCTTCGAGCCGAGGACGCGGCTGGCCTACGACGGGCTGCGCCCGTACCAGCACTTCCTGATGGGCATCGCGCGCAACGTGCTGCTGGAGCAGGCGCGCCAGCGCGAGGTGGCGGTGGGGCTGGAGCCTTTCGAGGAGGTGGGCGAGATGGCGGCGGAGGAGGCGGCGGGCTCGGCGGGAGTGTTGGAGGATCAGGAAGTGGAGGGACTGTTGGCGAGCTTCAAGGACGGGCTGTCCCCGGAGGAGCGGCGGCTCTTCGAGATGCGCTTCGGCGAGGAGGGGGTGGCCCAGGAGAGCGCGGCGGAGCGCCTGGGGATGACGCGCATCCAGGTGCGGCGCCGGGAGTTGGGGTTGAAGACCCGGCTGCTCGAGTTCCTGCAGTCGCGGGGGTACCTCGAGGGCATCGAGGTCAAGGGGTGGAGTTTCCTCAAGCGGCGAGGCCAGTCATGAGCCCATGCACGGACCCGCGGGCGAAGCAGGCCCTGCGGGCGCTCTTCGAGGGCGGACTGGACGCCGGGGGTTTCTCCCGCCTGCGCGAGCACGTGGCCAGGTGCGCGGAGTGCCGCGAGGTCTACGAGCGGTTGAGCCGGGTGGACTCCGCGCTGGAGAAGCGCGCCCTGCCCGAGCACCGACGGGCGCTCCTGGAACAGGAGCTCCTGGCGCGGCTGGCCACGGCGCCCGGGGCCGTGCGTCCGTCCGGGCACAAGCGCTTCTCGCTGCCCTCGTTCCTCCTGCCCTCGTTGGTGGGGCTGGCGGTGGCCGCGGTGGCGCTGGTGTGGGTGGTGCCGCGGCTGCGCGCGCCGGAGTCCGAATGGCAGGCGCGGGGCGGTTCGGGCACGAGCGCCTGGGGCCTCCGGGCCTTCTGTGTCGGGCCCGGGGGGCGCGTGCTCGCGGAGGCGAGCCCAGGTGGGGCGCTCGCGTGTGGCGAGGGCGACGCGGTGCAGTTCAGCTACACGGCTCCGGAGGCGGCGCGGCTGAGGGTGGAGGCGGCGGGCCCGTCCGGCGAGCCCCTGCGCTTCTTCCCGTCCGAGGGCCCCGCGGCCCCGGTGACGCCGGGCGTGGACGTGCCGCTCCCCCACAGCACGCCCGTCCAGGGGGGCTGGCTCGCGGCGCCCTTGAAGGTCCGCGCGAGCTTCGTGGACACCCAGGGCCGGGTGGTGTCCGAGACGTCCCTCACGCTGTCGCCCCGGTGACGGGCGGCACGCACCTCACGTCAGCTCGAAGACGGCATCCCCCTGGAAGGGCACCTCATCGCAGTTGTCCGCGGGGTGGGTGTCCTTGCGCCCGAGCACGAGGAAGTCGGTCTCCACCTCCAGGGCGAGCGTCGGGTGGTGCCAGGTGCCCGGCGCGTAGTTGACGCCCTGGTGGCCATTGGTGACGAAGACGCGCAGCGTGGCGGGGTCCGGGGCGTCGCGTCCCAGGGCCACCACGACGAGGAAGGGCCTCTCTCCGAGCGGGAGGAAGAGCTGGCTGGACAGCGGGTGGCGCTCCAGCCGGGTGCAGCGCAGCGGGAAGAGCGCGGGTTGCACCCGGAAGAGGCTGAGCAGGGCGCGGCCTCCTTCCCGATCGAGCGCCAGGGCCGCCACGTCGTCGTAGCGCCACGCCGTGCCACTATTAATGATGCGCCCGCCGGTCTCGGGGACCTCCACCACCTCGCCATATCCCGCGAAGGCCTCCGCCGTCAGCGCTTCCCGCATGGGTCGGATCATCGCCGCTCATCCTTCCTGGAGACGCGTCCTCTCTCGGGAGTCCCGGGACGGCCTCTCCAGGGTTATGACATGGTTCGCACTGTTTCTCCGAGGGAGGCGAAGGTGAGCACTCCGAAGCACGTGCTGTTCTTCGATGGCGTTTGCGTGATGTGCAACCACACGGTGCACTTCATCCACCACCGGGACAAGCGGGACGTCTTCCTCTTCGCCGCGCTCCAGAGCCCGCTCGCCCACGAGACGCTGGCCCGCTACGGCAGGGACGCGGCCTCCCTGGACGGCGTGTACCTGCTGCTCGGACACGGCACCCCGGAGGAGCGGCTTTCGTGGAAGTACGGCGCCGTGCGCGCGGTGCTCAAGGAATTGGGCGGTGGCTGGAAGGTGTTGGCCTTCCTGATGGGTCTCATCCCCAGGCCGCTGGGCGACGTGCTCTACGACGGGGTGGCCCGGAATCGCTACCGGCTCGTCGGCAAGTACGAGGCGTGCGCCATCCCTGGCCCCGAGCTGCGCCGGAAGTTCCTGGCCGACGGCTCGTAGTCCAGGCATCCCTCTGAGGGCGAGGGCCCTCAAGGACGATCGCGAGAAGTGTCTGGGAGACGACCTGGACGGCGGACGCACGCGGAAATGGACAGCGCGAGGCGCGAGCGGAACCGCCGCGTGCGCGCATCCTGGTCGTCGACGACCATGCCCCCAACCTGCTCGCCCTGGAGGCCACGCTGGATGACCTGGGCGAGGTGGTGAAGGCCCACTCGGGCGACGAGGCTCTCCTGCGCCTGTTGCGCGAGGACTTCGCCCTCATCCTGCTGGATGTGCAGATGCCCGGCATGGATGGCTTCGAGGCCGCTTTGGGTTCGGGACGAGGGCGTGGGAATCCCGGCGGAGAAGCTGGCGCTCATCTTCGAGCGTTTTGGACAGGCCCACGGGGCGCGCTACGGGGGCCTGGGCTTGGGGTTGACCATCTCCCAGGGCATCATCGCGCAGCACGGTGGCCGTATCTGGGCCGAGTCCGGGGGGCATCGAGGGCGAGGGAAGCACCTTCCACGTCCGGTTGCCCCTGCGGCGTCGAGGATTGGATTGACGTCACGACCCGTCCGGATGCCCTGGCCCGGGGCCCGTGCTATTCGAGCTTCCAGGTCGCCCGGTTCGCGCAAGGGGCTCCGGGCCCTCCGGTGAGGAGATCAGATCGATGAGCGGTGAAGCGACGCGGTACGAGGCCGGTGAGGCGTTCGCCCGGCGGATGGACGCGGAGGATCCCCTGCGCGCCTTCCGTGAGGAATTCCTCTTCCCCCGCCACGGGGACGGAGCCGAGCTCTACCTCCTGGGCAACTCCCTGGGCCTGCAGCCGCGCAAGGCCCAGCAGTACGTCCTGGAGGCCATGGACGCCTGGGCCACGCTGGGCGTGGACGGTCACTTCAAGGGCTCGCGGCCGTGGATGGAGTACCACCTGTCGCTCGGCGAGCAGATGGCGCGCGTGGTGGGGGCCAGGCCCCTCGAGGTCGTGGTGATGAACACCCTCACCGTCAACCTCCACCTGATGATGGTGTCCTTCTACCGGCCCACGCTCGAGCGCTCGAAGATCCTCATGGAGGCGAGCGCCTTCCCCTCGGATCAATACGCGGTGGCCTCGCAGGTGCGCCACCACGGGTATGACCCGGCCCAGACGGTGATTCCCCTCGCGCCGCGCGAGGGCGAGGACGTGCTGCGCACCGAGGACATCCTCGAGGTGCTGGAGCGGCGCGGGAAGGAGATCGCCCTGGTGCTGTTCGGCAACGTGAACTACCTCAACGGCCAGGCGTTCGACATGGCGGCCATCACCCGCGCCGCGCATGCCCAGGGCTGCCGCGTGGGCTTCGACCTGGCGCACGCCGCGGGCAACCTGCGGCTGTCCCTGCACGATGACGGGCCGGACTTCGCGGTGTGGTGCTCGTACAAGTACCTCAACGGAGGCCCGGGCGCGCTGGCCGGTGCCTTCGTCCACGAGCGCCACGCGCACGACGCCTCGCTGAATCGCTTCGCTGGCTGGTGGGGCAATGACAAGCGGACGCGCTTCCTGATGAAGCCGGACCACGAGCCGACGCCGGGCGCCGAGGGTTGGGTGTTGTCCAATCCGCCCATCCTCCAGCTCGCGGCGCTGCGCGCGTCCCTGGAGCTCTTCGACCGGGCGACGATGCCCGCCCTGCGCGAGAAGAGCGTGAAGCTCACGGGCTACCTGGAGTTCCTGCTCGACCGGCTCCCGCCCGGCTTCGTGCACAGCCTCACCCCGAGAGACCCCGAGCAGCGGGGGGCGCACCTGTCATTGCGCTTCAGCAAGGACCCCCAGCGCATGCTGCAGACGCTGCGCTCGGAGGGCATCCACTGCGACTTCCGCTCCCCGGACGTCATCCGCGCCGCGCCCGCGCCGCTCTACAACAGCTTCGTGGACGTGCACCGCTTCGTGGACGTGCTCGACCGGCACGCCCGGAGCTGACTCACACGAGCGAGCCCACGGCCTCGACGACCTGGGTCCACTCGCGGGCGCGCGGATTGATGACCTCGAAGTGCTCCGCGTTCTCCAGGCGCACGAGCTTCGCGCTGTCCCCGAGCGCGGTGGCGCGCGCCTGGTAGCTCTCGCTGAGCTCCACCGGCACGGTGCTGTCCCGGGTGCCGTGCAGCAGCACCTGCTTGACGCCCAGGGGCAGCAGCGCGGAGGGCGAGCCGAGCCGGTAGCGCTCGGGTACCTGGGCGGGGGTCCCCCCGAGCAGGGACTCGACGATGCCCTCGCCCAGGCGCAGCGCGTGGGCGCGCTCCAGGTCCACCACGCCCGCGAGGGACACCACGCCGCGCGGCACCAGGGGCGTTCGCGAGTGCAGGGGCTCGTGGGCCTTGATGCGGCCCCGCCCCGCGAGCCAGAGCGCCAGGTGTCCCCCGGCCGAGTGGCCCATGAACACCACCCGCTTCAAGTCCAACGGGTAGCGATGCGCGAGCGTGCGCAGGTAGTCCGCGCCGCGCGCCACGTCCTCGAAGGTGCCCGTCCAGCCGCCGTCCGGGTGGCCCACGCGCCGGTACTCGAGGCTCCAGGTGGCGTAGCCCCTCCGGGTGAGGTCCGCGCACAGGTGTCCCACGTGCTCCAGGTCATAGCGCGCGCGCCAGAAGCCGCCGTGGATCATCACCACCACGGGATGCGGCCCGTCTCCTCGGGGCAGCCGCAGATCGCCGAACTGGTGGGTGATGTCCCCATAGGGAATCCGCGTATCCGCGGGCGGGGCGGGCGTCTCCAGCATCCAGGTGGGATTCATGAGGGCGGGATCATGGGTGTTGGCTCCACGTGCTTCAAGCGGGCGGGGGGACATGACGGGTGTCTGGAGGTGGGCGGGGCCTCCATCAAAACGGTTTGCTGGCCGCGAGCGGGGCGCTAGGACACGGCCCGCGGCCCGGGACTCCGGGCCAGCCTTTCGAGGGAGCCGAGATGAGCGAGCGTCGGTTGTGGGAGCGCTACCAGAAATATTTGTGCGGAGTGGAATCCGTCGGGCTGACGTTGGACGTCTCGCGGATGAACTTCGCCGAGGACTTCCTCGAGCGCATGCGGGGACCGCTGGACAAGGCCTTCGACGCGATGGAGGCCCTGGAGAAGGGGGCCATCGCCAACCCGGACGAGCAGCGGCGCGTGGGGCATTACTGGCTGCGGGCTCCGGAGCTCGCCCCCGAGCCCGCGCTCACCCGGGAAGTCCAGGACACCATCGCCGCCGTGAATGCCTTCTCGGCGGACGTGCACGCGGGCCGCGTGAAGCCGCCCACGGCCGAGCGCTTCACCCAGGTGCTGCTGGTGGGCATCGGCGGCTCGGCGCTCGGGCCGCAGCTCGTGGCGGACGCGCTCGGGGGGCCCTCCGTGGACAAGCTGCGCGTGTCCTTCCTCGACAACACGGATCCGGATGGCATCGATCGGGTGCTCGCCACCCTGGGGGACGCGCTCGCCCAGACGCTCACCGTGGTCATCAGCAAGTCGGGCGGCACCAAGGAGACGCGCAACGGCATGGTGGAGGCCGAGCGCGCCTACACGCGCCGGGGCTTGAACTTCGGTGCCCACGCCGTGGCCGTCACGGGTGAGGACAGCGAGCTGGATCGCACCGCGAAACAGGGCAAGTGGCTGCGTGTCTTCCCCATGTGGGACTGGGTGGGGGGACGTACCTCGGTGCTGTCGGCGGTGGGGCTCCTGCCGGCGCGGTTGCAGGGGCTGGATACGGAGGGCCTGCTCTCGGGCGCGCGCGACATGGACGTGGCGACGCGCGTGCGGGACGCCGTGAAGAACCCCGCCGCCCTGCTGGCGCTCATGTGGTTCCACGCGGGGGGAGGCCGTGGCCAGAAGGACATGGTCATCATCCCCTACAAGGATCGGCTGATGCTCCTGTCCAAGTACCTCCAGCAGTTGGTGATGGAGTCGCTGGGCAAGGAGAAGGACTTGTCCGGCGCGGTGGTCAACCAGGGCATCGCCGTCTACGGGAACAAGGGCTCCACGGATCAGCACGCCTACGTGCAGCAACTGCGCGAGGGCGTGAACAACTTCTTCGCCACCTTCGTGGAGGTGCTCAAGGACCGGGAAGGGCCGTCCCTCCAGGTGGAGCCCGGCACCACCAGCGGCGACTACCTGCTCGGCTTCCTGCTCGGGACGCGGCGCGCGCTGTTCGAGAAGGACCGCGAGTCCATGACCCTCACGGTGCCGGACGTGAGCGCGCGGACGCTGGGTGCGCTCATCGCCCTCTATGAGCGCGCCGTGGGTCTGTACGCGTCGCTCGTGAACATCAACGCCTATCACCAGCCGGGCGTGGAGGCGGGCAAGAAGGCGGCGGGCGTGGTGCTGCAGCTGCAGCGTCAGGTGGTGGAGCGTCTGCGGGCCGAGCCGGCCAAGGCGTACACCGCCGAGGAACTGGCGCGCGCGGTGGGCGCGGCGGACGAGGTGGAGACGGTGTTCAAGGTGCTCGAGCACCTGAGCGCCAACGCCCAACCGGGCATCCAGCGCGAGCCCGGCGCGAACCGCTTCGAGGCCCGCTTCCGGGCCTCCTGAGGCCTGGCGCGCCCCGCGGGCGGCCGTGGGACGGAAGTCCAGTGGCCGCCCGTACATTGGAGGACTCCGGGAGTATCGGGGGCGTCCCGAGAACCGATCCGCGCGTTCATTTCTTATCGCATCCTGGTATCCTGGATAATGCGGGTAGAAGGCTTGAACACGGCGGCACGGGAAAAGTGCCGTCCAGGGGAAGGGGTTCTTGTGAAACGCACCGTGCTACTCGTGGAGGACAGCAACACCATCCGCCACATCCTCCGGGTCTACTTGATGAAGCTCAAGCTGGACTTCCTCGAGGCGGATCGCGCGGAACAAGGCCTGCGCCTGCTGGACTCGCAGCAGGTGGACCTGGTGATCGCGGACGTGAACATGCCGGGTGGCATGGACGGTCTGGAGTTCGTGCGCCGGGTGCGCTCGAGCGAGTGGGCGCGGGTGCGGCAGGTGCCCGTCGTGCTGCTCACCGGTGGCAAGGCGCCGGATCTGGAGGCCAGGGCGACGGAGGCGGGTGCCTCCGAGTTCGTGCGCAAGCCCGTCTCCATCGATGCCCTGGCGGCCGTGGCGCGCCGGCACCTGTCGCTGGAAGAAGGCGCCGACCCGCTCGTCGCCTGAGCGAGCTTCCTCGCCTGTCCCCGGAGCGTGGAGGCGCGGGCCGCGCATCTGCTGCGTTCCACACGCATGCTTATTCCTCTCACTCGCGCTGGGGGAGGGGAATATGGGCAACGGGAGAGCGCTGAAATGGTGGGGGTGGGTGAGCGGGGCGTGCCTGGTCGCCTTGGCGTGTGAACCCACGGTGGAGCCGAAGGTCCCGGCCAACCCGACGGAGGTGGAAAGCCCGGCGCCCGCGCGGCCCGACGCGCCTCCCCCCGAGGGGGAGGTCTCGCGGCCTCCATCGACGCCTCCCGCCGAGGGCGAGCCCGAGCCGCCGTCCCATCCCACGCTTTGCGCGCCCACGGGCGCGGCGACCTATTGGCTCCAGGAGGGCGAGGCGGTGACCGCCACCGTGCGCTGTGGCACGGGCTACACGGCCCCGGGGCTCCGCTTCGCCGTGTCTCCCCTGCCGACGGGCGCTTCCTTCAACGAGGAGACGGGCACGCTCACGTGGACGCCGGTACGGGGCCAGGCCGATGTCTGGCGGCTCACCGTCACCGAGCGGAGCACGGGGGAGACGGGCGAACTGCGCCTGGGCGTGGCCGTCAAGCTGGTGAACCCCGACGGTGTCCAGACACTCAAGCCGGAGACGTACACCGAGGAGTACGGGCTGCCCGTCTTCCACCTGTCCTTCGACGGCACGCTCACCGCGGGCGGCTACCGGCCCGTGCAGCTCGTCTACCGGGGGCACCGCTACACCCTGGAGGCGAAGTATCGCGGGGCGACCTCCAGCGTCTTCCCCAAGCGCAACTACACGTTCAAGTTCGCCAAGGAAGATCCCTTCCACGAGCCGGACAAGGCCGGGGGCACCTTCCGCGCGGCGCGGCGGCTGGTGCTCATCTCTCCCTTCAATGACAATTCATACATGCGGCCCCGGCTCGCCTTCGACCTGTGGAACCGCATGTCCGCGGAGCACATCCAGATCAACACCTACAGCGCCGTCATGTATGTGAATGGCCGTTTCTGGGGCCTCTTCACCGTGGCGGACCACGTGGATGACAACCTCATGGAGCGCCACGGCCTGTCCGAGGCGGGGGATTTGTTCAAGGCGGTGGACGCGGATGCCAACTTCTCGCGGATGACCCATGCGGGAGCGGGCAAGTCGCCCCTCCAGCTGGGCTTCGAGAAGAAGGAGGGCACGCCCAAGGACGGATGGACGGGGGCGTATGACACGCTCAACGCGCTCACCGCCTTCATTTCCGACTCGAACGCCCAGACCTTCTTCGAGCAGCGGAGCTCCTGGCTCCACACGGCCGATTACGAGGACTGGTGGATCTTCAATACGGCCATTCTCGGCACGGACTCGGCGGCGAAGAACGCCTACCATTATCACGAGCCGATGAGCCGCGCGCCCTGGCGCTTCATCCCGTGGGATCTCGACGCGAGCTTCGGACAGCTCTGGGACACGCGCCGCATCGCCGCCACGGCCCTGCCCGACTTCACCGGGGACAACCTGCTCTTCTCCCGCATGTTGTCGGACCCGCGCATCTCCACGCCCCTGCGCGAGCGCTACCGGAGCCTGTTGCGCGGCCCCTTGAGCAAGGCCCAGGTGCTCGCGCTCATCGACGGCTACGCGGAGGAACTGCGCGCGGTGGCGCCGCGCGACGAGGCGCGCTGGCGCAAGCAGTTCCTCAACTTCGAGCGCTGGATGGACCGCACCGATTTCACCACCCACGAGCAGGAAGTGGCCTATCTGCGCCAGTGGGTGAACGAGCGCTGGGACACGCTGGACCGGCGCCTGCCGTGAGGGCTCAGTCCTTCTGGGTGCTCTGCTCGATGAGCTCCACCTTGTAGCCGTCCGGATCCTCGACGAAGGCGATGACGGTGGTGCCGTGCTTCATGGGGCCCGGCTCGCGCACCACCTTGCCGCCCGCCTGGCGGATGGCCTCGCACTTGGCGCGGATGTCCGTGACTCCCAGGGCGATGTGGCCGTAGGCGTTGCCCAGCGTGTACTGGGAGGTGTCCCAGTTGTGGGTGAGCTCCAGGGCGGGGTGGGTGTCCTCGGGGCCGTAGCCCACGAAGGCCAGGGTGAACTTGCCATCCGGGTAGTCCCGGCGCCGCAAGAGCTGCATCCCGAGGACGCGGGTGTAGAAGTCGAGCGACTTGTCGAGGTCGCCCACGCGCAGCATGGTGTGCAGGATTCGCATGGCCCCTAGATAACCCGGGTCGTCCGGGCCCACGCCTCGAATCGTCTTCTCAGGGCGGTGAGCGTCCAGAGGTCCCCGGGGTTGTCCGGTGCCACGCCCTCGAGGGCCCGATCCACGTGGGGCAGGGCGGCCGTTTCTCCCCACTCCGACAGCCGGCGCAGGGCGGACAGGGACGGACCCACTTCCAGTCCCCGGAGCAGGGTGTGCACCACGCGGGGACTGCGCTCGCGGCAC from Melittangium boletus DSM 14713 includes the following:
- a CDS encoding RNA polymerase sigma factor yields the protein MAWRTRGGGPFRGALEVENAVLETFARAFEPRTRLAYDGLRPYQHFLMGIARNVLLEQARQREVAVGLEPFEEVGEMAAEEAAGSAGVLEDQEVEGLLASFKDGLSPEERRLFEMRFGEEGVAQESAAERLGMTRIQVRRRELGLKTRLLEFLQSRGYLEGIEVKGWSFLKRRGQS
- a CDS encoding ureidoglycolate lyase, whose product is MIRPMREALTAEAFAGYGEVVEVPETGGRIINSGTAWRYDDVAALALDREGGRALLSLFRVQPALFPLRCTRLERHPLSSQLFLPLGERPFLVVVALGRDAPDPATLRVFVTNGHQGVNYAPGTWHHPTLALEVETDFLVLGRKDTHPADNCDEVPFQGDAVFELT
- a CDS encoding thiol-disulfide oxidoreductase DCC family protein — its product is MSTPKHVLFFDGVCVMCNHTVHFIHHRDKRDVFLFAALQSPLAHETLARYGRDAASLDGVYLLLGHGTPEERLSWKYGAVRAVLKELGGGWKVLAFLMGLIPRPLGDVLYDGVARNRYRLVGKYEACAIPGPELRRKFLADGS
- the kynU gene encoding kynureninase; this encodes MSGEATRYEAGEAFARRMDAEDPLRAFREEFLFPRHGDGAELYLLGNSLGLQPRKAQQYVLEAMDAWATLGVDGHFKGSRPWMEYHLSLGEQMARVVGARPLEVVVMNTLTVNLHLMMVSFYRPTLERSKILMEASAFPSDQYAVASQVRHHGYDPAQTVIPLAPREGEDVLRTEDILEVLERRGKEIALVLFGNVNYLNGQAFDMAAITRAAHAQGCRVGFDLAHAAGNLRLSLHDDGPDFAVWCSYKYLNGGPGALAGAFVHERHAHDASLNRFAGWWGNDKRTRFLMKPDHEPTPGAEGWVLSNPPILQLAALRASLELFDRATMPALREKSVKLTGYLEFLLDRLPPGFVHSLTPRDPEQRGAHLSLRFSKDPQRMLQTLRSEGIHCDFRSPDVIRAAPAPLYNSFVDVHRFVDVLDRHARS
- a CDS encoding alpha/beta hydrolase family protein, whose translation is MNPTWMLETPAPPADTRIPYGDITHQFGDLRLPRGDGPHPVVVMIHGGFWRARYDLEHVGHLCADLTRRGYATWSLEYRRVGHPDGGWTGTFEDVARGADYLRTLAHRYPLDLKRVVFMGHSAGGHLALWLAGRGRIKAHEPLHSRTPLVPRGVVSLAGVVDLERAHALRLGEGIVESLLGGTPAQVPERYRLGSPSALLPLGVKQVLLHGTRDSTVPVELSESYQARATALGDSAKLVRLENAEHFEVINPRAREWTQVVEAVGSLV
- a CDS encoding glucose-6-phosphate isomerase, coding for MSERRLWERYQKYLCGVESVGLTLDVSRMNFAEDFLERMRGPLDKAFDAMEALEKGAIANPDEQRRVGHYWLRAPELAPEPALTREVQDTIAAVNAFSADVHAGRVKPPTAERFTQVLLVGIGGSALGPQLVADALGGPSVDKLRVSFLDNTDPDGIDRVLATLGDALAQTLTVVISKSGGTKETRNGMVEAERAYTRRGLNFGAHAVAVTGEDSELDRTAKQGKWLRVFPMWDWVGGRTSVLSAVGLLPARLQGLDTEGLLSGARDMDVATRVRDAVKNPAALLALMWFHAGGGRGQKDMVIIPYKDRLMLLSKYLQQLVMESLGKEKDLSGAVVNQGIAVYGNKGSTDQHAYVQQLREGVNNFFATFVEVLKDREGPSLQVEPGTTSGDYLLGFLLGTRRALFEKDRESMTLTVPDVSARTLGALIALYERAVGLYASLVNINAYHQPGVEAGKKAAGVVLQLQRQVVERLRAEPAKAYTAEELARAVGAADEVETVFKVLEHLSANAQPGIQREPGANRFEARFRAS
- a CDS encoding response regulator; this encodes MKRTVLLVEDSNTIRHILRVYLMKLKLDFLEADRAEQGLRLLDSQQVDLVIADVNMPGGMDGLEFVRRVRSSEWARVRQVPVVLLTGGKAPDLEARATEAGASEFVRKPVSIDALAAVARRHLSLEEGADPLVA
- a CDS encoding CotH kinase family protein; this translates as MSGACLVALACEPTVEPKVPANPTEVESPAPARPDAPPPEGEVSRPPSTPPAEGEPEPPSHPTLCAPTGAATYWLQEGEAVTATVRCGTGYTAPGLRFAVSPLPTGASFNEETGTLTWTPVRGQADVWRLTVTERSTGETGELRLGVAVKLVNPDGVQTLKPETYTEEYGLPVFHLSFDGTLTAGGYRPVQLVYRGHRYTLEAKYRGATSSVFPKRNYTFKFAKEDPFHEPDKAGGTFRAARRLVLISPFNDNSYMRPRLAFDLWNRMSAEHIQINTYSAVMYVNGRFWGLFTVADHVDDNLMERHGLSEAGDLFKAVDADANFSRMTHAGAGKSPLQLGFEKKEGTPKDGWTGAYDTLNALTAFISDSNAQTFFEQRSSWLHTADYEDWWIFNTAILGTDSAAKNAYHYHEPMSRAPWRFIPWDLDASFGQLWDTRRIAATALPDFTGDNLLFSRMLSDPRISTPLRERYRSLLRGPLSKAQVLALIDGYAEELRAVAPRDEARWRKQFLNFERWMDRTDFTTHEQEVAYLRQWVNERWDTLDRRLP
- the gloA gene encoding lactoylglutathione lyase, which translates into the protein MRILHTMLRVGDLDKSLDFYTRVLGMQLLRRRDYPDGKFTLAFVGYGPEDTHPALELTHNWDTSQYTLGNAYGHIALGVTDIRAKCEAIRQAGGKVVREPGPMKHGTTVIAFVEDPDGYKVELIEQSTQKD